Genomic DNA from Gossypium hirsutum isolate 1008001.06 chromosome A01, Gossypium_hirsutum_v2.1, whole genome shotgun sequence:
CTGAATAAAGAAAAATTCATTGTTGATCCTGATTATTCTCTAAAATTACTATAGCAAGATGTCAAAAGAGATTTTTGTTGCTTGGTCTCACTAACCAAATGTAGGAGGGCTAAAATTAGGGCATTGGAATTAATTGAAGGAGCTCATAAGGCTCAAAATGAGAAGATTTATGAGTACTTGTTGGAGGTCAGGACCCAAAATGAGGGAACAACAACAATCTGTTATTTGGATAACAGATTGTTTCAAAGGATGTATGTCTGTTTGCAGGCATGCAAAGATGGCTATAGGGCTGGTTGTAGGAGGATAGTAGGTTTAGATGGATGTTTCTTAAAGGGCTACTATGGTGGCTACTTGCTTGTAGCTATTGGGATAGATGCAAATAATGGCATCTATCCACTTGCATATGCTACTTTCAAAAGTGAAAACCAAGCATCATGGCTTTGGTTCTTGGAGTTGCTTGCAATAAACTTGGAAATTGTGAGCTCGTACCAGATAACTTTCATGTCTGACAAACAAAAGGTAAAactctatttatatatatatttatgttgtttCTATTTAGGGTTTGTCAAAGAATTAAACTATTTTTTCCTAATTGTAGGGACTTTTGGAAGCAATATGTATGTTGTTTCCTAATGCAGAAACAAGACACTGTGTTAGACACCTACATTCCAATTTCAAGAATGTTGGTTTCCGAACAAAGGAGTTGAAAGATTTGCTTTGGAAAGCTGCCAGAGCAAGCACTACAAGGGAGTTCGATGATGCCATGGATGAACTGAGAAAAACCAATCAGCATGCTTATGACTGGTTGAAGAAGAAGAACCCTACTCACTAGTCAAGGTCTCACTTCTCAATTAGGAGCTATTCTGACATGTGGGTGAATAATCTATCTGAATCATTTAACAAggtaaatccctatgttttatattttttactgaTCATTAGCAATTCACTAATCATTTATGTGGTTTATGGACAGATGATACTAGAAGCAAGAGGTAAACCTATTTTGACCATGATGGAAACAATAAGGACCAAGATTATGTTACTTATtgtcaagaagaaagaagaagttGACAAATGGAAAGGAATTTTGTGTCCAAAGATCAAGAAAAAGCTGGATGTAAATATAAAAGATTCATTAAGGTAAAGATTCTTTCTAATGCCTATATTCTGATTTAATGTTGCTGATCACATGCACTGATTGTTGGAAAGCTATTGACTTTTTTTAATATGTATGCAATGATTGTTGAAAAGCTGTTGTCTATTTTCAATATGCATGCAATGATTATTGGTGTGTTGCCTATTTTTTAATATGCATACAATGAGtttttttataatatgcatgTAGTGACTTATTTTTTAGGGGTGTGTGTGTCATTGTATGTTTTAACCAAGCATGCTCACTGTTTTTTAGGTGTGTTCCATCACATGCTGGTGGGGACAAGTATCAGGTTGAATGTGGTCTAAGCAGCCAGCATGTAGTGGACTTAGTTCAGAATTCCTGCTCCTGCAGGAATTGGGATCTCACTGGCATCCCTTGCATTAATGCATTAGTTGTCATTTATGTAAAAAATGAGTTCCCAGAGACCTATGTACAAACCTGGTACACCAAACAAACCCAGCTTCAAATTTACTCCAAATTTGTAAGTCCAGTAAAGGGTCCTAAACAATGGACCCCTTTGTCAAACATGCTACCAATACTACCTCCTCCACTAAGAAGGCCACCTAGCAGACCTACTAAAGTGAGAAGGAAAGAACCTAATGAACCACAAACAACAGAAAGGTTGAGCAAGAGAGGGGTGGAGATGAGGTGCAGTAAATGCAAAATAATAGGCCACAATAAGAGGAGTTGCAAAGGGGAAGTTAGCCAAAACATTCCAGTAAGTAATTTGCCTTAAATTATAGTATACTTCTATCTATGAATTTGTTTGtttttcacatttattttattcttgtaGGTTAAAAGACATCAAGTTGGTGTTCGAACCTAGCAACAGGCTACCCTAAGTCAGCAAGAGGGTACCCCAACTCAACAAGGTGCCCCAAGTCAGTTACCTACTGCCCCAACTCAGATACCTACTGTCCTAACTCATCAAGAAGCTGCCCTAAGACAAAAGCTCCCATTAAAGAGAAAATCAACCACAACCACTGTTAGATGGATGCCTTCTGCTCAAGAGTCATCCATGACAGACCATTGATGATGATGTGAACAGACTGCATTTTGTTAACCTTTTAAAACTGTGTAATTTTGTCTGCTACTGATTATTAACTTAGGCAGATAATTTTTTGGGAAATTTGCCTATGATTGCTACTGTTGATAAACTTAGGCATAGTCActgaatttttttgtaaatttcccTATAATTCATATTTGTCCAATTGTAATGAATTGTAGGAAAATTTAGCAATATTTTGCCCCTTATTCCTTTTGTAAACAGTTTGGCATTTTGGCCTTAATATATGAGCAATTTATCCATGCTATTTGTTATCCAACTGTTAAGTAATTTGTATATCATCTGTTAAGCAATTTGCATATAAATTGTTATCTTTTTTAACCAGCAGCCATGTATACCAAGTGTTAAGCAATTTGTAAACAACAATGTGAGATGGTTAGCTATGTATACCAGCAACCATTTTTAACACATGTTAAGCAACAAAAATATTCCAACACAATTTGTAATCAACAAaaattttccatttcattcaagtGTCTGTAAACAACATGAGATGGTTAGCCATGTATAACAGCAGCCATCTATACCAACATAAGCAACAATTTACCAGCAACAAAATTACAAAACATAAGCTGGTTTTCAATTaacataaaatgatttttaaagtttTGGAAAAAGCAAAACAGCAACAATTACAAGTACCAAAACCAGGTTCTTCTTTCCCTCTTCTTTGCATCCTCTAATGCCTTCACTTTTTTCAGCAGACCCAACAACACAACTCTTAAATGGGGCGTCAATGGTGGATCAAACCAGCTGAAAAACCAACATGGTTTTCGAAATGCACTGCCGAGTTTCTTAACCAACATGGTTTTCGAAATGCATTGCCGAATTTCTTACACCTAGAAAACCTCCTACCTGGGTTGTCATTGGACCAAGACGTGTTTAATTTGGCTGGGTTTCCACAATAGCACACCGGAATCACTTCAGGCATATCCatttttcctcttctctttctttttcttcttcttctcttcctcattctcttcttcttctttttctttttctcaaaccCTAAAATGGTGCTGGTACTATTATTAAAGTGTTAGTAACCAGCGAACTAGACTTAAGGTTGACAGCAAGGACTCCGTCAACTGCCATGTCACTTTACTGTGACGGAAAACAgcaaaaaggaccgttttgtcactttttaaaagttaagtgactgaaatgaaacctaggtgactgttttgtcagtTACCTCAAAGTTtggtgactgttggtgtaatttacccttaatttttCTATAAGATTTTTAGTAATTTACTAACTTAAGGTAGTTTCtagtttttaatttcaaattaattccAACTTTTTTTATACATTCGctcaattttttcaaattaaatatttgttttgTTGGGGACAAcattcacctttaagttgattgCTAATCGTAATTTCTTCAATAATGTTatgttatttctattttatttttaatttcaatttatattATCATGATTTTTGCTCTTTACACTCTATTTTCTGTAAAAGTGACgatggttttaatttttaatttctaatcaTGTTAtgacatatatatgaaatttgtcAAAGTAAGGGTATTATTAGATCTATTAAGAATCATTCTTGAAGAGGCTTATTATATTAGAGTGCAATAATGGTGTTTACAAAATTGAAATTCGAAATGACGAGGAAGATGATAGGTCATTTGAAACTTAACCTTTAGTGCATAGTTGATACAATGGACCTCTTGACAGTTATTTCTTGATTGATTGGAGGTCATTATCAGGATGATCCGATGATAACATGATTTTaatacaattttcaatgatttcctcaaaaattatacatgaatttgtCTTTCTCCTCTTTTAAAATCCTTCTACGAATATGATATTTGTACATTAATTCTTAGTATCTTAATTagcatttataatatataatgttattgtattcttattatttatgaaaatctTCAATACGTAACACGAAAAATATTATtgtttcaagaaaataaaaattagaatgtaGTATTACATTGTCCCAAGCAAAAGATAAAAGTGTAGCACAACTAAATAAATATACTGGAACAAAATTCGGATTTTCATAAAGGCAATACACTTTTAAAACATTAGCATTCATGGAAAAGAGAAAGGCGAAGGTAAAGTGTGAACTTTGACATTCcaacttgatttttctttttctctttttgtgataatctttaaaaaataataatttatacacAACAAGAgtcatatttttctaatttaattttattcaaccAAACTTTAGCTTAATGTTATTATTGAGTTGTTAAAATTTTGACTTTGAAAGCAATTATAGTCTTAAAGTACTAATGACGTAGAGAAACAGTATTACGCTTAGCTATCaatatattttatactaaattTGGAGGCTCCCCAAATAATAATACGTTATCTAATTCATTTGAAGCTATTTTAGTCATATGATCGGCAACTTTATTTTGAGATCTCGGAACATGATGAAATCTTACTTTTCAGTCTCGCTTGAGCAAAATATGTACTAAGCGTAAGCCCCCAATTTGCTATTGGCTGTTGTACCAGCTCAAGTTTTTGTATCCATTTTCCCATGCTATTTGAAGATCTTGTAACACAACTCTTACTTCAACATTAAAAATTGTGTCCTTGCCTATCTATAATGAAAAGTCACACAACCAATTTACATGAATATCTCTCAACATTTCTCCAATAGAAGCTCCTTATCTATATGAAGGCAACACTTCATCTGTATTGAATTTAATACATCCCCTTTTCAGTGGCGAACCAATACATATATGAACATTGCTCAAACATATTtcaattatcaatataataatattttataatgattACAATTATtcgaataattataattattcgaCCAATACATACATGTAATGTAATGTCCTTTTAATTCATTGATTCCTTAATTCCCCTATCCATCACGTTTggcttagattttttttaatcattCTTAGAATTACTtataatcatttcataaattGAAGGTTAATGTGTTTTAGCACACTTGAACTCACATCTTCTTATATTTACGATAATATACGTAACAATTAAAACTTAAacccataaaaataataaaataaaattgaaaagattAGGGTGAGGTGTGTGATAGGTAGAGTGTATATTCTGGAACCTCAAATAAAGTCGGTGGGAGTAGAGCTGGAAACTTCCCTCTCATCATAAAGTGGGTCTACGATTCTAAAAATCAAAACGTGTCTATCCATTgcacttttaattatttatttatatacgcATTTTATtctaagttaaattttaaatttatttatgaatttgattTCGTCCAAATTAGGTTTTGATTTAAGCCAAAAAGGTCTATAATTCATAAAgtcaccctttttcttttttatattttacctttcttattatttttggtttttggtaattaattataataaaaaaaaagtgattccTCTTTTCTTGTATTAAGGGTTATTTATTAATATCTTCATAAAATTTAACCACTAAATCATTGAAACAACATTTTCCTTTTAAACAACTACATATATATTCTCTTcacaacatttaaaataattgattCCAATTTTATAATCCTTCTTTTTTTAAATACTGAGCTATTGTTTATCAATAAATACAAATACAATGATAGAGAAATTATAGAAAGatgtttcttttaattcaaatttgtataaaaaatatttattagtatCTCTCAATTTCTGATATTGAgtgaattgtttttttaaaaagaatcagAGTAATTTAATCCtcattaatttcaaaagtaaataaGTAATGACAATTAATCACAacgttaattttttcattttacataaatttagctggtataataacaaatttatcttTTATAATTTGCACATTCTATCAAATTGGtcatgatttaacaaatttaacctacAATATTTGTGTAAATGCGTAAATATTGAGGTTAAAAttgtagaatttttttagaatcaaaactatattaacaaaatatataaacatcaatgactatattttttattatatcaattaaaactATGTACAATTAACGTTataattaattatctttaattattagcttttaaaattaacaagaattaaattattattttttacctattcttttatcaaatcaaaatcaattGGGATGAACTAAATTCTCCATCATTCAAAAAAGTAGATAAATATAATTGGTTTCTTGCATAATTAGTAATTTGGCAAGCTTTTaatcaaaaccaaaacattatgaattttaattttccacATTGAATTTTTGTATCATCCATGAGTCTTCATTAGACTTGTACTTTTCCACTATCAATTcatgtatattaaaaaaaaagcttaCACTTTCTCTTACCACTCTCCTAAGTGCTATAGTATAATTAAGTTCAatcatttgattattatttttaatcacattaatagTTTATGTTCGGGTTTGTAATTTTTCCTCTTATCGAAAATTCGaatttattttctctctcctcttcTTTTATATGATGTACAAGCACATTCAAGTTCCCACACGGTTTATTTTAATTACACAGCCAAAAAACAGAGAGCTAACTTGCTCTGTTTTCTCTCATCATCTTTCTTTCTCCCCCTTAATTCTCACTTCATATATACTTTATATCAACGATGTCGGTAAAAGAGTGCGGCAATCACGGGAAGTACCGCCGGAAAATCTTCCGTCGAGTCATCGCCGGCATCCTAATTTTCATTCTAATCGTGCTGATAACAATTCTTCTCATATGGGCCATCCTCCGTCCCAGCAAACCCAGGTTCATCCTCCAAGACACCACCGTCTACGCTTTCAACGCCTCCACCCCTAACCTCCTCACCTCCAATTTCCAAGTCACTCTATCTTCTCGAAACCCCAACGACAGAATCGGCATTTACTACGACCGGCTCGACGTTTACGCCACCTACCAGAACCAACAAATCACCCTCCGAACAGCCATCCCTCCAACGTACCAGGGTCACAAAGAGATCAACGTTTGGTCACCCTTCGTCAATGGGAATTCAGTGCCTATCGCACCGGAATATTCCGCCAGTTTAGGATCCGATCAGAGTGCCGGGTCGGTTTTCTTGATGATCAAGATTGATGGACGGGTGAGATGGAAAGTTGGGACTTTTATTTCTGGGAGGTATCATCTTTACGTTAGGTGCCCGGCTTTTATTACCTTCGGCAGCAAAAGTAACGGCGTTTCAGTCGGAGAAAACGCTATTAAGTACCAGTTCGTGACTAGATGCAGTGTTAGCGTGTAAGGTGGCTAGctgaggaagaagatgatgaaagaTAACGCCGTTAAGTATATCGTTTGTTTTATCTTGATATTAAGACAAATTCCCTCGATTGTTATTTCACGccgttaaatttttatttttctttttattatatataggtGGAGGATAAATTGTACATTTTGCTCTAGAATAAAATGGAGGAAAAAAATTAGCAAAATttacaattaaatattttattttctaaaaaaaatcaataataagaAATATTTTTCAATGAATAATTGAgcaattaatgattttttttaaaaatattgcttTACTTGTTCTTTACTCTTCATTTCTTGgatctttaaattttggttttctttaaaaaagGGGAATATTTTCAACCTTAATTAGGAtgtaagttatatttaataatatatatcttGATTATTGACGTCTATATTTATGATTAATGATTATTTAATCATacattagtaaaaaaaataatatattttataaatttcgcATTATTCAGTGCCtacatatacaattttttttttatctttggaatttattttatttcattgtaaaaaaagtttataatttaattttaagtaaatttaGATCAACGATGTATTTACctgtaattaatataaaaataataataacgataaattaaatattataataatattataatataaaaaaaataaactaaatatacCACACTATCCCTCACTTTCTATCTAAACTTAACCTTAGTCATCAGTTAAAGGAGTGGGAAGCTTTAAAACACAGCCGTCGTATTTGTTGTTTGTCATATATCAGAATTAAATGTatactatttcttttcttttcatttctttactttTAACTCCGtaatttaacctaatttttaATACTAATTATTATATTCACCTGATTTAGGTTAAAAATAtcggtttaaattttaaaattgtacatgaattttaatttaatatataatttgatatataaattttaatttgatgtaattatatatatatataattttaattatgatttaaatatatatatgaaactttaattttgattcaatcaaacacattataaaatataaatacattaatttatttttatattagataaatataattatttttatatttaatatataaatataaaataaagctaTATCAATTTaacttgataaaaaatttaacttaattataatcacccatatttatttatttactaataaattaaaaaattagtgaTAAAAATGTTCCAATTAATGTACGAATAGATGTAATTAAACTCAATAAGACTTGAATTATTTGAGAATTTTGTGTGTTAGCAATATGTTTGAGCCTATGAGGGGATGGAATGGGTCTTTGTCACATGGAATTGTAGTGGTGGTCCTTTTCTTTCAACACAAGCTCTCTCTACctaataatttaattcatatatatacacttacgtGTTAGAAAGGGACTTTTGTAAATGCCTACTCTCAATAGATTATCAATCCCTAAagcttttaaatttaatcaaaatttttatctaACCCAACACAACATGATAACGTTTTTAGTGTCTccacttatatattttatatattaatgatGGGAAGGGATAGTGTGAATATATTGACAACTCATTCCAATGTAGGCAATAAACCTTTTGTTCTTTTAACAACATTTTCACACCTTTTTTCCTATTTTGCTTGTGTTAATTTGTCAAATCCATCAAAGCTACTTGTTATAACCATgtgatttcattattttagggtttgataATAAAGAAAACTACAATTTCTTAcctataatttattaaataaatcataatttcaaaatatagttAAATTGATGAGcaaaatgtttaaatgtgttttaagtCATTCCTTTCCACTAGCTCGATGTAAGAAAAGGGCTGTAAATTGCGTTGACTACTCAACCCGTGGCTTGTTTAAACCAAAAGGAGGTGCTGGTTTCTAGTTTGCATGTTGGTAGGATATGTGATGTGATGTGATGCCCATTTGTGCGGGTAATTAGGCATGTGTGAGCTGAGATAATGACGGAATTCAGTTCTTTAATTAATGCCTATATATATATCATGGAATCAAAGACCAATTTCATTTGAGAATATTTAAGGTGAATCACAAATTCACATGGGATAGAGTTCATGTTCATGCAAAATCATTTTGCAGAGTTGGCATCTCCTTGGATTTGGAACATCCCATCCTACTAGATTCGTTGAATCTTAGATTACGTGTCGTAATAAAATTAAGAGAATGTAAGATTATATGTGAAATATAATATTACTTTGTTTGGTTCATTTAGTTGGAATGTAAAATCTAAGAGTTTGGTTGATGAAATGCAAGAttatttgaaaacaaattttattatattgtctttattataaaatatgaaccCATTCAGCAAATAATTAAGTCAGCTACTAAGAGGATGTTAAAAGAGCAAATTAGTCCACCAAATTGTCAATCATTCTAAAATCTTAATAATTGgaaaaaagaaaacctaaaatcctatcaataaaaaatgaatttgatATTTTGATTGCAAGCTGTAATTTCAGTGAAATTTTTTATCGAAACAATAATTTAAATCACAAACAATAAAGCAAATAAGGTTCAAACTTCAATCTATAATAGTAATATTATATTAATGAAAAAAGTGTCAGCAATTGTTctttataaaataaatggctCAACAAAAAAGAAGTTTAggatttaaaaattgaaaaaatgataCAACATAGAGGAAGAGATGACAATGGTGGCCATTGTGTCTCCTCTTTCTACCTTTCTCTCTACATActctctttaattaattaagtaagaATTTATAACAATTGAGAGAACTttcctaaaaaaataaacaaacaagaaaAACACATAACAATTAACAACACAAGAACTCAACAAACATGAAATCTATAGCAtatattgaaaaatgaaaaaaaaatctcaatgcAATAAACCACAAAGCAATATG
This window encodes:
- the LOC107925673 gene encoding NDR1/HIN1-like protein 1, whose amino-acid sequence is MSVKECGNHGKYRRKIFRRVIAGILIFILIVLITILLIWAILRPSKPRFILQDTTVYAFNASTPNLLTSNFQVTLSSRNPNDRIGIYYDRLDVYATYQNQQITLRTAIPPTYQGHKEINVWSPFVNGNSVPIAPEYSASLGSDQSAGSVFLMIKIDGRVRWKVGTFISGRYHLYVRCPAFITFGSKSNGVSVGENAIKYQFVTRCSVSV